From the Glutamicibacter halophytocola genome, the window TTTGACTCACCGCTGGATGCCCAAACCGTGGTCACCTGCGATTCAGCGCATAATGCCCAGATGATCGGTTCTTTTGAGGTCTCCGGAACCGATTACCCTGGCGCCAGCGAATTGCTCACCCAGTCAGAGGACCTGTGCAAGTCGGTCTCGCTGGATCCGAGCGCTGGCCTCGACTCCACTTGGACCTATCACTTCTCCCGTCCCTCCCAGAGCACCTGGGAACAGGGCGACCGCGCCGTGTCCTGCTTCTTGAGCTTGGCTGAAGGGAACGTGCGCACCTCGCTGTTGCCACCAGAGGCAACGGACAACGCAACCGATGAAGATTCTTCGGAACCCGACAATGGGAACTCCGACGATGAGAGCCAAAAGGCTGAAGAGACCACCGAGAGCTAGCTGAATTCAAGCAGTGCAAGCCGAGGGCGTGAACAGGATCCTGTTCACGCCCTCGGCCATATTGAGCTAGCTCTTTTTCTGCACCTTCAGCTGGTCACCGGGCTCATCCAGCGACACCTGAACGATGTCCCCGTCTTGCACGGTGCCGGCAAGGATCTCCTTGGCCAGCCGGTCCCCGATCTCGCGCTGGACAAGTCGACGCAGCGGGCGAGCTCCATAGGCGGGATCGTAGCCTGTCAGGGCCAGCCATTCGCTCGCCCCCTGGTCTACCTCCAAGGTCAAACGGCGTTCGGCCAGGCGCTCCGAGAGCAAATCGATCTGAAGCTTGACGATATTGCCCAGTTCCTCGATGCTCAGCGGATCAAAGAGGATCACCTCATCCAGTCGGTTCAGGAATTCCGGCTTGAATGACGCGTTGACGACGTTCATCACGGCGCTCTTCTTGGCTTCGTCCTCCAATGCGGGATCCACCAGGAACTGCGAACCCAAGTTGGAGGTGAGGATCAAGATGGTATTCCTGAAGTCCACCGTGCGCCCCTGGCCGTCGGTCAACCGGCCGTCATCGAGCACCTGCAACAATATGTCGAAGACTTCTGGATGGGCCTTTTCGACCTCGTCGAGCAAGATCACCGAGTATGGGCGACGGCGCACCGCCTCGGTGAGCTGTCCGCCTTCCTCGTAGCCGACATATCCCGGCGGAGCACCGACCAGCCGGGAAACAGCGTGCTTCTCGGAGTATTCCGACATGTCGATGCGCACCATGGCACGCGGGTCATCAAACAGGAAGTCCGCCAGGGACTTGGCAAGCTCGGTCTTGCCCACGCCGGTTGGGCCAAGGAACAGGAAGGATCCGGTAGGCCGGTTCGGGTCGGCAATGCCGGCCCTGGTGCGGCGGACCGCATCCGATACGGCAGACACTGCCTGCTTCTGCCCCATCAGGCGCTGGCCGATGATCTCTTCCATGTCCAACAGCTTTTGGCTCTCGCCCTGCAGCATGCGCCCGGCAGGGATGCCGGTCCAGGCCGAAATCACCTCGGCGATGTCATCCGCGGTGACTTCCTCGGCGACCATGCTCGGCTGCGCAGAACGGTCTGCTTCAGCCAGGGCTGCTGCGTCGAGTTCCTTTTGCAGCGCAGGGATCTCCCCGTATAGCAGCCGGGACGCCTTTTCCAAATCGCCTTCGCGCTGCGCCTTGTCCGCCTGCCCGCGCAGTTCATCGAGCTTGACCTTGAGATCACCGACGCGGTTCAAGCCGGCTTTCTCGGATTCCCATTGCGAGTTCATCGCATCGAGCTTTTCCTTCTTGTCTGCCATGTCCTTGCGCAGGGCTTCGAGGCGCTCCACCGAAGCTGGATCTTTCTCATCCGACAAAGCGAGCTCTTCCATGGTCAACCGGTCAACCTCGCGGCGCAGCTCGTCGATTTCCTCCGGAGCGGAGTCAATCTCCATGCGCAGCCGGCTGGCGGCTTCATCAACAAGGTCGATGGCTTTATCCGGTAGCTGCCGTCCCGAGATGTAGCGGTTGGACAACGATGCCGCAGCGACCAGCGCAGAGTCGGCGATGGACACCTTGTGATGGGCTTCGTAGCGCTCCTTGAGTCCTCGAAGGATAGCGATGGTGTCATCCACGCTTGGCTCCCCGACGTACACCTGGGCAAAGCGGCGTTCCAGAGCCGGATCCTTCTCGATGTTCTCCCGGTACTCGTCCAAGGTGGTTGCACCGATCAGGCGCAGCTCGCCGCGGGCCAGCATCGGCTTGAGCATGTTGCCTGCGTCCATGGCGCCTTCCGAGGCTCCAGCACCAACCACGGTGTGGATCTCGTCGATGAAGGTCACGATCTGGCCATCGGAAGATTTGATCTCTTCCAGCACTGACTTCAGGCGCTCTTCGAATTCGCCACGGTATTTTGCACCCGCGACCATCGCGCCCAAATCCAAGGAGATCAGCGTCTTGCCGCGCAAGGACTCTGGCACATCCCCAGCGATCATCCGCTGGGCCAGCCCTTCGACTACAGCTGTCTTGCCCACGCCCGGCTCACCGATGAGCACCGGATTGTTCTTGGTGCGGCGCGACAATACCTGCACCAGGCGCCGGATTTCGCGGTCCCTTCCAATGACCGGATCCAGCTTGCCCGAGCGCGCCAGCGCTGTCATGTCGGTGCCAAACTTTTCCAGGGACTGGAAGGTGGCCTCGGGGTTGGGATTATCTACCTTGCGGTCACCGCGAATGGTCGGCAAGGTTCCAACCAGCAGCTCGCGCGTTGCCCCGAACTCCCGCATCGCTTCGCCGGCCTTCGACTGGTCGGCGGCGAGGGCGATCAGCAGGTGTTCGGTGGAAACATAGGTATCGCCCATTTCGGTGGCGGTTTCCTGGGCGTTGCCGACTACCTGCAGTAGTTGGCGGGAGAACTGGGCCTGGGCTACAGAACTTCCTGAGCTTGTAGGCAACGCGCTGATTGTGGCACTGGCCTTAACGGAGAGCGCGTCGACATCAAGCCCGGCCGTTTTCAGCAAGGCAACGGCGACCGAGTCGCGCTGGTCCAGCAATGCCTTGAGCAGGTGCGCAGGTTCAATCTGCGGATTTCCTGCCGTTGAAGCGTTCATGCCGGAAGCTGAGAGAGCCTCTTGGCTCTTGGTGGTGAGTTTGGTGTCCACGCGCATCCTTTCCCTTGTTGGGTGAACCCATAAACTTGAGTGTACTTAACTCAACTCTACTCGCTGCCTTCTTATTCCGCCTAGAACTAGATTCTCGAAAAATTTTTATCGCTTTGCCTGCAACTCGAAAATCCGCGCCACGGGCAACTCCTCCGGTTAGGATGAGGCATGCCAAACCCGGATTCGCATGACATCTACCAGCTCGGCTACGACGACATGGTGCAGGTATTCATTGATCAGCACCGCCTCATGCTCATGACGTGCCTCGACGGACTCACCGAAGGCGAAGCCCGGGCCAGCTTGGTCAGGTCCAAAACCACATTGCTTGGGCTGGTCAAGCACGCAACCTTTGTTGAACGCGTGTGGTTCGGCGAGGCCGCCACCGGTAAGAGCCGGTCAGAACTGGGAATCGCCGCCACACCGGACGAGTCATTCGCGCTGAAAACCTCAGACACCATCGAAACGGTGCAGCGCGACTACACCCGGGCCCTGGAAGAATCCCGCCAGGCGCTCAGCGGCAAATCGGGTGACGACATTTTCCCCGGCAACCGCCGCGGACCACTACCCGTCCGATGGGTGCTGTTGCATATGCTGCGCGAATTGGCACAACACTGTGGCCACGCAGATATTCTGCGAGAACAAATCCTGGCTTCGCGAAAGCAGTAACCCGGACAGCCAGCTAGACTCCGAATATGCCGCTTACACTTCTTCCACTTGCTGCAGAACAATTTTCGTCATGGATGAAGAGGAGCGCTGCAGAATACATCGCAGACCTTCTCGCCGCCGGGGTCACGGAAAGCAAAGCGCAGGCAGACGCGTACGGCACCATGGCGCGCGCCTTCCCAGATGGACTGCCCAGCGCAACAAATGCGGTATTCACCCTGGAGAGCTCCGCACTTGGCAATGTTGGATACATATGGGTCGGATGCGACGCCTCAGGGGATCTTGCCTCGTGGTGGGTATGGGACATCGTCGTCGACGCGAAGCACCGCGGCAACGGCTTTGGCCGCCAGGCCATGATCCTGGCTGAAGGTTATGCCCGATCCCAAGGCGCAGAAACTCTAGGGCTGAATGTATTCGGGTTCAACACTGCCGCCCGCGGACTCTATGAATCATTGGGCTACGAGACCACCAGCATCAAAATGCGAAAAACGCTTTAGTGCACATCCGAATCTTCGAATTGCCCTCAGCACCTATCCAAGCGCAAGGCAACGAAGTACATTACAGTTCACAACGACATTTAGAAGACAAGAACTTTCCTCAGAACATCAGATCAGGTTAGGCTGGAAGCACGTAAGGGAGTATTCCTAAGCGCTTGACCCGTCAATACGTAGATCTTCGTAGATCCACCGGGTTTTGCGGCCAGCCTCCGGGCAGGCGAAGAGACTTACTCGACAGCGTGCTTGCGCGCCTTACGAAAGTAGGAAACCCTATGGAAGTTTCTCCTTTAATCTGGGCCATTACAGTGGCCGTCATCCTGGCGCTTCTCGCCTTCGACTACTTTTTCCA encodes:
- the clpB gene encoding ATP-dependent chaperone ClpB — encoded protein: MDTKLTTKSQEALSASGMNASTAGNPQIEPAHLLKALLDQRDSVAVALLKTAGLDVDALSVKASATISALPTSSGSSVAQAQFSRQLLQVVGNAQETATEMGDTYVSTEHLLIALAADQSKAGEAMREFGATRELLVGTLPTIRGDRKVDNPNPEATFQSLEKFGTDMTALARSGKLDPVIGRDREIRRLVQVLSRRTKNNPVLIGEPGVGKTAVVEGLAQRMIAGDVPESLRGKTLISLDLGAMVAGAKYRGEFEERLKSVLEEIKSSDGQIVTFIDEIHTVVGAGASEGAMDAGNMLKPMLARGELRLIGATTLDEYRENIEKDPALERRFAQVYVGEPSVDDTIAILRGLKERYEAHHKVSIADSALVAAASLSNRYISGRQLPDKAIDLVDEAASRLRMEIDSAPEEIDELRREVDRLTMEELALSDEKDPASVERLEALRKDMADKKEKLDAMNSQWESEKAGLNRVGDLKVKLDELRGQADKAQREGDLEKASRLLYGEIPALQKELDAAALAEADRSAQPSMVAEEVTADDIAEVISAWTGIPAGRMLQGESQKLLDMEEIIGQRLMGQKQAVSAVSDAVRRTRAGIADPNRPTGSFLFLGPTGVGKTELAKSLADFLFDDPRAMVRIDMSEYSEKHAVSRLVGAPPGYVGYEEGGQLTEAVRRRPYSVILLDEVEKAHPEVFDILLQVLDDGRLTDGQGRTVDFRNTILILTSNLGSQFLVDPALEDEAKKSAVMNVVNASFKPEFLNRLDEVILFDPLSIEELGNIVKLQIDLLSERLAERRLTLEVDQGASEWLALTGYDPAYGARPLRRLVQREIGDRLAKEILAGTVQDGDIVQVSLDEPGDQLKVQKKS
- a CDS encoding GNAT family N-acetyltransferase — protein: MKRSAAEYIADLLAAGVTESKAQADAYGTMARAFPDGLPSATNAVFTLESSALGNVGYIWVGCDASGDLASWWVWDIVVDAKHRGNGFGRQAMILAEGYARSQGAETLGLNVFGFNTAARGLYESLGYETTSIKMRKTL
- a CDS encoding DinB family protein — translated: MPNPDSHDIYQLGYDDMVQVFIDQHRLMLMTCLDGLTEGEARASLVRSKTTLLGLVKHATFVERVWFGEAATGKSRSELGIAATPDESFALKTSDTIETVQRDYTRALEESRQALSGKSGDDIFPGNRRGPLPVRWVLLHMLRELAQHCGHADILREQILASRKQ
- a CDS encoding septum formation family protein: MVEENLPEPQAALPPLQPEPEKPKRHGGQWALLVIAVLALAAALVFLVLRIIDPPASPVANNVERNENPGLDGVIATEMPPAQLQLGDCLRGFDSPLDAQTVVTCDSAHNAQMIGSFEVSGTDYPGASELLTQSEDLCKSVSLDPSAGLDSTWTYHFSRPSQSTWEQGDRAVSCFLSLAEGNVRTSLLPPEATDNATDEDSSEPDNGNSDDESQKAEETTES